One region of Polynucleobacter sp. MWH-Aus1W21 genomic DNA includes:
- a CDS encoding RNA polymerase sigma factor, protein MASAQELSDFLSNVEQRAFKQAVYAVRDDDAALDIVQDAMIKLAEKYGDRPAAELPLVFTRILQNRIHDWFRRQKVRNTWVTLFSNMGKKADENDDFDPLESLSAPDDSEIHQDGAQKLEKSQLLQALESEISKLPVRQREAFLMRYWDELSITETALAMSCSEGSVKTHCSRATQTLAKALKLKGITL, encoded by the coding sequence ATGGCATCAGCCCAAGAACTATCTGACTTTCTGAGCAATGTTGAGCAACGCGCTTTTAAGCAGGCGGTCTACGCCGTGCGTGACGATGACGCTGCATTAGATATTGTTCAAGACGCCATGATCAAGCTGGCTGAAAAATATGGTGATCGACCAGCGGCAGAGTTGCCCTTAGTTTTTACTAGAATTTTGCAAAACCGCATTCATGACTGGTTTCGAAGGCAAAAAGTAAGGAATACTTGGGTCACCCTTTTTTCCAATATGGGCAAAAAGGCTGATGAAAACGATGATTTTGACCCTCTAGAGTCCCTTTCAGCCCCAGATGACAGTGAAATTCACCAAGATGGGGCGCAAAAGCTTGAAAAAAGTCAGCTTTTACAGGCTTTAGAGTCAGAAATATCTAAATTACCTGTACGTCAACGAGAAGCCTTCCTAATGCGTTATTGGGATGAGCTAAGCATTACTGAAACGGCGCTGGCAATGAGTTGTAGTGAAGGAAGTGTCAAAACCCACTGTTCTAGAGCCACCCAAACATTAGCTAAAGCATTGAAATTAAAAGGAATTACGCTGTGA
- a CDS encoding acetolactate synthase 3 catalytic subunit encodes MNTSSAEFLASKANKDTANTNNDAAPPEMIGAEMLVHALHKEGVEFVWGYPGGSVLFIYDEIFKQDKFEHILVRHEQAAVHAADGYARATGKVGVALVTSGPGVTNAVTGIATAYTDSIPMVIISGNVPTYAIGEDAFQEADTVGITRPVVKHNFLVKDVKDLPLVLKKAFHIAQTGRPGPVLIDIPKDVSAAKGPFVYPETLEMRSYNPVVKGHSGQIRKAVALLQEAERPYIYTGGGVILSDAAPELKEFADLLGYPVTNTLMGLGGFPGTSPQFVGMLGMHGTYEANMAMQHSDVLIAIGARFDDRVIGNTVHFASHPRKIIHIDIDPSVISKRVKVDVPIVGNLKEVLVEMTAQIKAAGPRKNGDKVAAWWDQINEWRKKDCLKYDEASQIVKPQYVVQKLWELTGGDAFICSDVGQHQMWAAQFYKFDKPRRWINSGGLGTMGVGLPYAMGIKKAFPEKDVFTITGEGSIQMCIQELSTCKQYDTPVKIVSLNNRYLGMVRQWQELTYNKRYSSSYMDSLPDFVKLAEAYGHVGMRIEKKSDVEGALKEAIRLKDRTVFMDFQTDPEENVWPMVQAGKGITEMLLGSEDL; translated from the coding sequence ATGAATACAAGCAGCGCCGAATTTTTAGCTAGCAAAGCTAACAAAGACACAGCAAATACAAATAATGATGCAGCGCCTCCAGAAATGATTGGTGCTGAGATGCTCGTGCATGCATTGCACAAAGAGGGTGTTGAATTCGTTTGGGGTTACCCAGGTGGATCCGTTCTCTTTATCTACGACGAAATTTTTAAGCAGGACAAGTTTGAGCATATTCTTGTTCGCCATGAGCAGGCAGCTGTTCATGCGGCTGATGGTTATGCACGAGCAACCGGTAAGGTTGGAGTGGCCCTAGTTACCTCAGGCCCAGGTGTGACCAATGCAGTTACTGGCATTGCTACTGCTTACACTGATTCGATCCCTATGGTGATCATCAGCGGTAACGTTCCCACTTACGCTATTGGTGAAGATGCATTCCAAGAGGCTGACACAGTAGGTATCACTCGCCCAGTTGTGAAGCACAACTTCCTCGTGAAAGATGTTAAAGACCTTCCATTGGTTTTGAAAAAAGCATTTCATATTGCGCAGACAGGTCGCCCTGGCCCCGTCTTGATTGATATTCCTAAAGATGTATCCGCAGCTAAAGGTCCTTTCGTATATCCAGAGACTCTGGAAATGCGTTCTTACAACCCGGTAGTTAAGGGCCATAGCGGTCAGATTCGCAAAGCGGTTGCTTTGTTGCAAGAGGCAGAGCGCCCATACATCTATACCGGTGGTGGCGTGATTTTGTCTGATGCAGCCCCTGAGTTAAAAGAGTTTGCCGACTTGTTGGGCTATCCAGTTACTAATACGTTGATGGGCTTGGGTGGATTCCCTGGTACGAGTCCGCAATTTGTGGGCATGCTCGGCATGCATGGCACGTATGAAGCAAATATGGCTATGCAGCACAGTGATGTATTGATTGCGATTGGTGCGCGTTTTGATGATCGTGTGATCGGAAACACCGTACACTTTGCAAGTCATCCGCGCAAGATTATTCACATAGACATCGATCCTTCTGTAATTTCTAAGCGCGTGAAGGTAGATGTGCCTATCGTTGGCAACCTTAAAGAGGTGTTGGTTGAGATGACCGCCCAAATTAAGGCAGCTGGCCCGCGTAAGAATGGCGATAAGGTTGCTGCTTGGTGGGATCAGATTAATGAGTGGCGCAAAAAAGATTGCTTGAAGTACGACGAGGCATCTCAAATTGTGAAGCCGCAGTACGTTGTTCAAAAGTTGTGGGAGCTCACTGGTGGTGATGCATTCATTTGCTCTGACGTAGGTCAACATCAAATGTGGGCCGCACAGTTCTACAAGTTTGATAAACCACGTCGCTGGATTAACTCTGGTGGCCTAGGCACCATGGGTGTTGGCTTGCCCTACGCAATGGGCATCAAGAAGGCATTTCCTGAAAAGGATGTTTTCACTATTACAGGTGAAGGCTCAATTCAGATGTGCATTCAAGAGTTGTCTACATGTAAGCAATACGACACCCCAGTGAAGATCGTGTCCCTGAATAACCGTTACCTAGGTATGGTGCGTCAGTGGCAAGAATTAACCTATAACAAGCGCTACTCCAGTTCATACATGGATTCCTTGCCTGACTTTGTGAAACTGGCAGAAGCCTATGGTCACGTTGGCATGCGCATTGAAAAGAAATCCGATGTTGAGGGCGCTCTTAAAGAGGCGATTCGATTAAAAGATCGTACTGTATTCATGGACTTCCAGACTGACCCAGAAGAAAACGTTTGGCCTATGGTTCAAGCAGGCAAGGGTATTACTGAAATGCTTTTGGGTAGCGAGGATCTCTAA
- a CDS encoding DUF3619 family protein, whose protein sequence is MKHFDDQQLQTQADQFGQASAALLRQGVQTIPQNIKDRLYAARMKALSVKKPEKVRIQKQVLAGSARNWTSGSNGTWDTLGWIAPLVVLVFGLIGIAQWQDDSRINDIAEVDAALLSDDVPPDAYADSGFMAFLKYGPLSESDSSSDSVQSK, encoded by the coding sequence GTGAAACACTTTGATGACCAACAACTCCAGACTCAAGCCGACCAATTTGGCCAGGCTAGCGCTGCCCTGCTCCGTCAAGGTGTCCAAACAATTCCTCAAAATATCAAAGATCGCCTATACGCAGCCCGTATGAAAGCGCTATCTGTTAAAAAGCCTGAAAAAGTACGCATTCAAAAACAAGTTTTGGCTGGATCTGCCCGCAACTGGACATCTGGATCAAACGGCACTTGGGATACCTTAGGTTGGATTGCTCCACTGGTGGTCTTGGTATTTGGCTTGATTGGCATTGCCCAGTGGCAAGATGATTCACGCATTAATGACATTGCTGAAGTAGATGCGGCTTTATTGTCTGATGACGTTCCACCAGATGCTTATGCTGATAGCGGATTTATGGCCTTTCTTAAGTACGGCCCTCTCTCTGAGTCAGACAGTTCATCAGACTCAGTTCAAAGCAAATAA
- a CDS encoding DUF3106 domain-containing protein: protein MSSTTGMQKTCGLALCAFLCAFIVSPAIAQLPPSAPHGKATAIPEKKPDGTWEGLKPAQQKILAPLESDWDYMLPDSRKKWIQVANIYPKMTTQDQDRLQSRMASWSNLSQKERRLARENYLASLKFPAEKKAEAWSAYQKLSDDQKKKLADSEAKKKPTAANAPTLQQHPISPKAALPPAVINTNTPATIDNTGSSAESGSSGTTSSNPTNN, encoded by the coding sequence ATGTCATCAACAACTGGAATGCAAAAGACTTGTGGGCTAGCCCTATGTGCTTTTTTATGCGCATTCATTGTTAGCCCAGCCATCGCGCAGTTACCACCAAGCGCCCCACACGGAAAAGCAACAGCGATTCCTGAAAAAAAACCTGATGGGACATGGGAAGGCCTAAAGCCCGCTCAACAGAAAATACTTGCGCCACTTGAAAGCGATTGGGATTACATGCTCCCTGATAGCCGCAAGAAGTGGATTCAAGTTGCCAATATTTACCCCAAGATGACTACTCAGGATCAAGATCGTCTGCAATCTCGCATGGCAAGTTGGTCAAATCTCTCTCAAAAAGAGCGTCGCCTTGCACGTGAGAATTATCTCGCCAGCCTGAAATTTCCGGCCGAGAAAAAGGCAGAGGCGTGGTCTGCCTATCAAAAACTGAGCGATGATCAAAAGAAGAAGCTGGCGGATTCCGAAGCAAAGAAAAAACCAACCGCCGCTAATGCCCCAACACTTCAACAGCACCCAATATCACCAAAAGCAGCCCTACCTCCTGCCGTCATAAACACAAACACACCTGCAACAATAGATAACACTGGATCTTCTGCGGAAAGCGGTTCTTCTGGCACCACATCTAGCAACCCAACAAACAATTAA
- the ilvC gene encoding ketol-acid reductoisomerase, whose product MKVFYDKDADLSLIKGKKVTIIGYGSQGHAHALNLKDSGVNVTVGLRKDGASWSKAANAGLTVKEVGEAVKDADVVMMLLPDEQIADVYNKEVHGNIKQGAALAFAHGFNVHYGQVQPRADLDVIMIAPKAPGHTVRGTYAQGGGVPHLIAVYQDKSGSARDVALSYATANGGGRAGIIETNFREETETDLFGEQAVLCGGAVELIKAGFETLVEAGYAPEMAYFECLHELKLIVDLIYEGGIANMNYSISNNAEYGEYVTGPRVVTEDTKNAMRQCLKDIQTGEYAKSFILENKAGAPTLISRRRLNAEHDIEVVGAKLRAMMPWIAKNKLVDQTKN is encoded by the coding sequence ATGAAAGTTTTTTACGATAAAGACGCTGATTTGTCCCTCATTAAGGGCAAGAAAGTCACCATCATTGGTTATGGTTCACAAGGTCACGCACACGCATTGAACCTCAAAGATTCTGGCGTTAACGTTACTGTTGGTTTGCGTAAAGATGGCGCTTCCTGGAGCAAAGCAGCAAATGCTGGCTTGACAGTAAAAGAAGTTGGCGAAGCTGTTAAAGATGCAGACGTAGTAATGATGCTCTTGCCTGATGAACAAATCGCTGATGTTTACAACAAAGAAGTGCACGGCAACATTAAGCAGGGCGCTGCTCTTGCTTTTGCTCACGGCTTTAACGTTCACTACGGTCAAGTGCAGCCACGTGCTGATTTGGACGTGATCATGATCGCTCCTAAGGCTCCTGGACACACAGTGCGTGGTACATACGCACAAGGTGGCGGCGTACCTCATTTGATCGCCGTGTACCAAGACAAATCTGGTTCAGCACGTGATGTTGCTTTGTCATATGCGACTGCTAACGGCGGTGGCCGTGCTGGCATCATCGAAACAAACTTCCGTGAAGAAACTGAAACTGACTTGTTCGGCGAGCAGGCTGTTCTTTGTGGTGGCGCGGTTGAATTGATCAAAGCGGGCTTTGAAACTCTGGTTGAAGCTGGTTACGCTCCTGAAATGGCTTACTTCGAGTGCTTGCATGAGCTCAAGTTAATCGTTGACTTGATCTACGAAGGTGGTATCGCGAACATGAACTACTCAATCTCTAACAATGCTGAGTACGGTGAGTATGTAACTGGTCCACGTGTTGTTACAGAAGATACGAAGAATGCAATGCGTCAGTGCTTGAAAGATATTCAAACTGGCGAATACGCTAAGAGCTTCATCTTGGAAAACAAGGCGGGTGCTCCTACTTTGATTTCACGCCGCCGTTTGAATGCAGAACATGACATCGAAGTAGTTGGTGCTAAATTGCGCGCCATGATGCCTTGGATTGCTAAGAACAAGTTGGTTGACCAGACTAAAAACTAA
- the ilvN gene encoding acetolactate synthase small subunit, translating into MRHIISVLIENEPGALSRVVGLFSARGYNIDTLSVAPTEDPSLSRMTIVTFGSDDVIEQITKHLNRLVEVVKVFDLSEGPHIERELMMIKVRAVGKEREELKRTTDIFRGRIIDVTDKSYTIELTGDGAKLDAFIDSIDRASILETVRSGGSGIGRGERILKV; encoded by the coding sequence ATGCGACACATTATTTCTGTACTCATTGAGAATGAGCCGGGCGCCTTATCACGTGTAGTAGGTTTATTTTCTGCTCGCGGCTACAACATTGATACTTTGAGTGTCGCGCCTACTGAAGATCCATCCTTATCTCGTATGACTATCGTGACTTTTGGTTCCGATGATGTTATTGAACAAATTACCAAGCACTTAAACCGTCTGGTTGAGGTTGTTAAGGTATTTGATCTGAGTGAAGGCCCTCATATTGAGCGTGAGCTCATGATGATCAAGGTTCGCGCTGTTGGAAAAGAGCGTGAAGAGCTCAAACGTACTACCGATATCTTCCGTGGTCGCATCATTGATGTGACTGACAAGAGTTACACCATTGAGTTAACCGGTGATGGTGCCAAGTTGGATGCCTTTATTGATTCGATCGATCGCGCATCGATTCTGGAAACTGTCCGTTCGGGTGGGTCTGGAATTGGTCGTGGAGAGCGCATCCTCAAGGTTTAA